In Phocoena phocoena chromosome 19, mPhoPho1.1, whole genome shotgun sequence, a genomic segment contains:
- the SPACA3 gene encoding sperm acrosome membrane-associated protein 3, giving the protein MEGGSWAPRRWPCLPGITSLALASLLSCLLSSGQAEVYSRCELVRVLQDFGLEGFRGYSLADWVCLAYFASGFNTAAVDHEADGSTNSGIFQINSRKWCKNLNPHVPNTCQMYCSDLLNPNLKDTVICAMKIVQDPQGLGIWEVWRHHCQGKDLSDWVDGCEL; this is encoded by the exons ATGGAAGGTGGGAGCTGGGCTCCCAGAAGGTGGCCGTGCCTGCCTGGGATCACGTCGCTGGCCTTGGCGTCTCTTCTCAGCTGCCTGCTCAGCTCCGGCCAGGCCGAGGTCTACAGTCGCTGTGAGCTGGTCAGAGTGCTGCAGGATTTCGGCCTGGAGGGATTCCGGGGATACAGCCTGGCGGACT GGGTCTGTCTTGCTTATTTCGCAAGTGGCTTCAACACAGCTGCCGTGGACCATGAAGCCGATGGAAGTACCAACAGCGGCATCTTCCAGATCAACAGCCGGAAGTGGTGCAAAAATCTCAACCCCCATGTCCCAAACACGTGCCAGATGTACTGCTCTG acTTGTTGAATCCTAACCTCAAGGATACTGTTATCTGTGCCATGAAGATAGTTCAGGATCCCCAGGGTCTGGGCATCTG GGAGGTCTGGAGGCATCACTGCCAGGGCAAGGACCTCAGTGACTGGGTGGATGGCTGTGAATTGTAG